In Asticcacaulis sp. SL142, the sequence GGTTGCCAGGGGATCAAGCCCCTGCAGACGGCGGACATAATTCACCAAACCTTCGCGCTGTTCTGGGAGATAGAACTCCGGTTTTGCACCTTTGCTGGTCGCCTGAGCGGCCGTCATACGCGGGACAAGCGCATCGAACGGTGTCGCTTGCCATGCCGGTAGAGCTAGCCATGCCTCCCAGGCCGTATTCAGATACTCGGTCTGCTCGACCGCAGTCTCTAAGGGCGGCAGGTTTGAGAGGCTGCGCATATAGTTGACAAAACCCTTAGCCAGCTCCGGGGATACCAGGACCGCCTTACTGCCGTTACCGCGGGCATAGATGCGGTCAAAGAGATAAACTGGCAGTTCCCGGCCATCGCCGGCATCGGTTTTGAGGTAGCCTTCGATCTGCGCGATCAATTCAAGGTTAAGATAGTCATCCTCAAAACCCGCATAATCCGGGGTCTGATTATAACCAGTGGCAATGGCGATATCGGCTGTTTTCTCACCCGGATGCCACAATTCTCCTGCCACATTATCGTAAATGTTCGAGTCACCAAAGGCTACGCCATTACTTGTGATGCCCTTTCCATTACTAGGTATCCAGAAGTCACGACCGGTTTCGATTTCCAGGCGACCAGGACCATAAACAGAGAGATATCCATCACCAGAGAAATAAAGGCCATCGCCCGCCCGTACCAGAGACATATCGTTCAAATTATTATGTTGAACCGTGTAGTACGGAAAGTATATATGGCGTCCGGCCTGCACCCACATAGACTTCGGCACATTGATTTGACCCGTCGTTACAACATCGCCCTCCGCGGCATATATGCGCACGGGATTAGTGTCGCCTATATGAAGGTCAGGTAAATAATCTTCACTAAATAAATTATAACCATAACCTTCATTGATTGGCTTGTATCCTGCCGTCGTCAGGAAATCCACACCGACAATATCTCCATAAGACGCACGTATATTCAATGCATCTGGCATGAGTTCTCGCCGTGACTGGCTCATGTAAATGCCTGTATAGCCAGGGAAGTAGTTTTGCGCGTCCTGATTCAGGAAGGCGAACGGATCATTGACCTGGGTTCCTTGACCGAAGAAGACATTTTCGCGGGCCAATATGTCCAGGTTGCCCGTCGGTGACGGTGCCATGTACATACCGCCTTTGATTTCGACATTGCCGGCCGCGGCGACCGCGCTTACCGTGCCTGGCCACATAGCCGCCACAGACGAGAAGAGTGAGTCATTGCCGTTATAGTTATATACATGCAGCGGCAACACGTACCCGCCATTCTTATTCAGGATTTGGGTGTTGCCGTAATTATTCCATATTTTAACATCCCCACCAGCAGAGAACAGATCAATGCGGGCATCAGGTGTATAGCTGACAAAACTCGGGGCGAAATTCTCTGCATTACGGCTATCACCGATGCGGATCATTGTATTTTCCGCTCCGTAGGTGCCGCCGCCACCGAAAATGTTATCAGTGGCCGCTTTCATGTTAAATGGATCGGCGACAATATCGAGATTCAGGTCCCCACCGCTTTGCAATTCGAACTGACCCGACGATGTGAACAGCATGGTATAGATATCGTAGGATCGTAATTGGTGGCCTTCATATCCCCGCTGACGACTGGCCACAAGTTGGTGGGTTGAGGTAAAGGCCCCGCCCGCCGTAATCTGTGCCAGACCGTCGGCGACATAGAAGTTACCGGTGCCAATATTGCCCCCCGCCCGCAGGCTCAAATCACCGCCGCCAGTTAGATGCAAGGCCCGCGCCTTATCCTGATAACCCCCGGATACACGACCCGTATTGGGAATATTGACCGTCAGATTGGTGATATTACCGCTGGCTTCTATATCGATATTGCCACCGCCTAACGCACCAATACCGGCCTGATATTTATCGAAGCGGACAAACCAAGTCAGTTGTTCGCGGTCACGGCCCAGGTTGGTGTTACCGCCACTGGTAAAATCACCATTAGCTTCGGTCTTGCCGTAACGCCACAACCATGCGGTCGGTAACTGATTACTGGCCGAACCGATGATGTCGCCTTGCGTGCGTACGAAAATATCGCCGCCGCCCTGCGTATAATAGCCCTTCATACCCTCCCACTCATCTCCATCAGCCCAAGTCGGCAGACGGGTTGGGGCTTGGAAATCGGCTATATCCGCAGCCGATTCGCCGGCTGTATATATTACGGACGGGCGGTATTTCAGGACCAGATCTCTGCCACTGGCCAGGTTGAGTCCGCCCGTGCCGGTGCGAACCAGATACCCGGTGGAATTATCCCACTGGACATTGCGCGGGTTGCCGTAGCGGGCATCCTGCTCATAGGAGTACAGCGGCTGCATAAAAATGGTCGGGGGATTATAGCCCCCCTCGCCATTAGCAATCACGGGTAGCGGACGTCGGCCATAGCGAGCGGTGTCAACATAATCGCCGGTTACCGGATCTTTCTGGATCAGAGCGCCTGTGTCCGGGTCAATATAGAGCCCCGTAGCCGCATCACGTTCAAGTTCCAGGAACCCATAATAGGGATTATACTCATTCGGATCACGCAGGAAGTTCCCATCGGCATTCTTTTGATACAGGCGGTGCTCAACGGTTCCCGATAACGGCCCACTGGTAATCTGAATACGGTAGAACTCAGTCGTGTCTGCTGTGCCACCAACGATAATTGACCCCTTGCCGTCTTCTAGTTGGCCCGTCGGCAAGACTGCCAGAGAGTTCGGACTTGTGGTATTGGCACCCGCCGTCAGATTAAACGTCCAGGCATTACCACCAATCAGGCTGGCATCGGCGGTAGATCCGTCGAAGCCATCGGACAAGTTAGCATTGATCAGAAGGTCGCCCTTAGCGCGCAGGGTCAGTACCCCCGCTGACTGTTCAGACCCGAAACGCAGAGTGTGCAGATCCCAGTCTTTGACCAGTTCCATATCACCATTGCTACGGAGTTCAATCCCTGGCGTGACGGTGACTCCTGAGCCCAGACGAGCCTGAATGGTGCTCGCATTGGCCATGAAATTTACAGCGTCCGCACTCACCGTATCAATTACGCTCTGATCGATGATGCCGACATCATTATACACTTTAAAGCCTTCGGCTATGACCGAGCGGGCACCGGTGATGCTACCGGCTACCTGACCGATACCCAGATCACCGCCCATCAGTTGCGGTGCCCGTAACCGGATGGTACGCCCCCCTTCCCCTGTGCCTGATACATCAATCAACGATCCGGCCATAAGATTAACGACGCCGCCATTTTTACCAACCGTCTCAAGGAATACGGTGCCACCGGCTCCGGCTGTACTGTTGGCGCGCGCCAGCAGCTTCCCGCCACTGGCAAGCACGACGTTTTCGGCGGCCGAAAGTTGTATACGCCCGCCACTGTCACCCAGGGTCTGAACCGTACCGGACACCAGAATATCGCCATCGTTGGCGATGACCGCGAAGTCCTGCGCCTTGACCGAACCTGTTATATTGACATCACCGTTGTTGACCTCAAAACGACGGCTCTGAAGGAAACCGCCTTGATCCAGACGCGTGTTGAGGGCAACAAAATCAGCAAGATTCAGGCTGATCTGTGAGAACGCCCCTGATCGGAAACCTTCACCGGCACTGCCCTTGACCTGACCTGCCAGGCTAACCTGTCCGAGGCCAGCCGAGACATTCACGGCACCCGCGTCACCCCCGGCTACAGTACCCGACACATCGATGATAGCATTACTCGCCATATCGATGTTCCCGCGATCCGAAACCAGATTGACTGAACCGCCGCCTACACCGACCTCTACGTCGAATATCTTGCTGACATTGCTGGTCACATTGATCGCCGAGGCATCAGTCAGAGTGACGTTGCCATCGCGTGCCCGCAGGCTGACTGTGCCGCCCGTCAGGCCAATACGGCCCTGATTGATGATGCTGGCTCCGGTGATCCCAAGCGTTGCCCCCAGGGTTTCAAATGTGGGCAGTGTCGCATTGCCGTTGGTTTTAATGGCAACCGCACCCTGCGCATCGAGGAACAACCGTGCCCCGCTTTCAGCCGTAATATCTGCCGCTTCGAGCGTAAGTGTCCCCGGCAAGTAGAGCGTGCCGTCATCGCGACCGATAACGCGCGCCTTCGCCGCGACCGTGACATCATTGAATCCCGACAGCCACTTGTTCTGGCCGGCGAAGTAGATGTTGTCGCCCTCAAGCAACAGGTTAGCGCTACCGGCCGTGGACGTGGCCGTACCACCATTGGCGTTGGTAAGCGTCAACGATTTACCGCTGATTGTAACCGTCTGGCCGCCGGCGTTCACAGCATTGATCTGACGGCTGTCGAGCGTAAGACCGCCACTGGCGCGCAATGTGGCGCCACCGTGGAAATCAATGCTGCCGTAAGAGCGCAGCAGGATGTCGTCAGCCGAAGCCAGCGCACCCAGAGATCCTCCAGAAAATACCAGCCCCGTGGTCCCGGACGGCACCTCCCCGACACTTATCTGAGAAGCTGACGCACTGATTTGCTTCGTGCTCAGTACCGCACCCGTAGCAAGACCTGTGTCGCTGGTCGCGTCAAGGGCCAGAGATTGACTGCTCCTAAGTGTCGCCCCGTTGGCCACCGTTATGTTACCGGCTGGAACTATTGGGGCCAAACCCTTGGCTAGGCGCTGCGTATTGATGGCCGTTAGCGCTGCCGGATCGGCCACTAACGCGTCCAAAGCGTCTATGGCTGTGATATTACGGAGTATATCAACCTGCTCGCTGGACGACAGGCGCAAGACTGCACCTTGATCGAATTCACCGTGTACCTGGACGTCGTCCCAATCCCAGGACGTACCCATGTCATCAATAAATGCCGCAATACCAGGACGGATGCGCAAATCGCCTGATGAACCGCTGATCTTACCGCGCGTTTCAACTGTTGCTCCTTCGCGCACCTCGATGTTGCCGGTTGACGCGAATAACAGTTCCGGCCCGAACAGGATGGAACCCTTATTGTCGATAACGATATCGGTCGCGCCGACATCAATTTCCAGATTGATCGCACCTTGTTTACGCACACCGCCCAGCAACAAGCTCTCCGCCCCAAAGCTGTTCAGACGCTCGCTGTCAAGTATAAGATAGTCACCGTAGAGTGAGCGGTCTGTAGCCGCCCCTACGACCGCAATCTTTTGACCTTTGATATCGGCGAACCCGCCACGACCGCCTTCTGCCGCCGCTGATTTCAGGGTGGCGTTCAGTATAAGCTGCGAACCGGCATCAATAACGACGCTACCGCCGTCTAGCGGGATACGCGGAATTTCCCCAACCGGACGGTTGGTACGTAGGGCTTTTTTAAGGAACGCTTCCGAGACGTAAAACTTATTGGCTGAGGTTTCGATATATTGTGATCGTTCACGCAAAGTCTCACCGGGCATAACCAGGAATCCATTGGTGCGTGTATCAGTATATTTTGGAAGACCATTCGTACCGGGTATGTAGCGATACCCCGCCTGAATGGTTGAGCCATCATTCAGTGCACGGTTTTCACTCAAAACCATGTCGTTGAACGCACCGTAATGATGGTTGGCCGTGACGCGGAATGCACCGGGCAGTAGGGCATATCGGGCTGGCAGCAGGGTGTAATAACCCGCTGCCAGGCCACTGCCACCGGAAAGATAGACCTTCTCCCCAATCGATGGACCGTTGCCATTACCTATCCCCACAGGGGCTATATCGGCATCATATCCGGGAATAACGGCAAAGACCTCACTTGCGTCATTCACCCAGTTGTAATCAGCATCGCGATAACCCGTCAGCCAGTCATTGGAACCCCCGATGCCGGAAACGAACTCATACGCATAAAGGTCACCGCCGCCGGTAACATCGAGGACCGCCCCCTGCTGAAGATCAAGTGTATTCGCCGTTAGATTAACCGCCTTTGCCGGCAAACTGGTTAGTTCAAGCCCTGTGATCGGGTCGATCCAGGTGTCCCCACTGCTGGTAAATCCGTAAGGTATCAATTTGCCGTCAGCAGAAACTGAGGTCAAACTGCCGGGTAAGAGCGTGACTGTGTTGGCCCCGGGAGTACCGTCATTGATCCCAATTAGATTTATGGTGCCAAATGGTGAGCGAATGGTGCCGCCTTGGTTAATACGTGGGGCCTTAAGCGATAGTATCGCGCCGGCTTCGTAAGGACTTGCATTAATCTTACCGCCATCGTCTTGCTTTAAAATAGTCAGAGTATCGCCGGCCTCGATAGTGAAATCATTTCCGGTGACCGCATAAATCTGATCAGCTTTTAGATTGAGATTGCCCGGTGTAGATATAGATCCAACCGGTCGTACCAGAAGCCCTGGTCGAGTTGGCGCGGATAAGCGAATGTCTCCACCGCTGGCCAGCGTTACATCGGAATAGCCATAAAACGACCCCGCAGCGGCCTGCAGATGATTGCCAGCTTTGATCTGGAGGCGGGTGTCGGAATTGACAGGTTCAAGACCGAGGCCCTTTAATGCTTTATCATAAAGCGCCACATTAAACGTGCCGCCTGATACAGCGGCTTCGCCAAGCGTTACAATATCAGCGTTGATCCTGACATCAGCCCCTGTCGTGCCCATAATGCGACCGGCGCTGATATCGATTTGGTCAAACACATGGCTGCCGTCAGCCTTATAGCCTCCCAGAGTTAAGTCACCGGTAAAAAGGATACCGGGCGACGCGCTTAAGGACAGGCCCGAAAAACCACCCGCTGCGATATTTCCTGGCGACAGGCGGGTGACCGGTGTCGGGCGGGATACCGGACTAATAAATTCATACCCGACTAATTGCTCAAAGAGCTTAACCAGCCCGGTCTCAACCTGTACAGGTGCTATTGCACCCTGGTCAGGAAAGTCCGCGAAGTTATCGCCTATAACCAGCACAGGGGCGGCACCTAAAGCTGCGACATCAATCGCGCGCAGGATATCAACCAGTTCTTCGTTGTTGCTGATAGTATAACCCGGCGAGAATTGTATGTCAGGTAAACCCAGAGCTTCCCAGGCAATCTTGCTAAGATCCGTTCCAAACAGGCTGCTTACGGTATTACCGTCGACATCTGTGATGGAGCCACTCTCAAATAGCCATGCAATTTGCTCATACGCATTCTCGGGCGTGACATAAGGGTTTATGTCACGTCGGGCCTCATAATCCGACGAGAAACCTATCGAGAAATTTCCCCCGCGGGCGCCCTCTCCGCCAGCCTTGCCAATATAGGTGGCCTCGTTGATATTCATCGCCGTGCCGCTGATCGAGATAGATCCACCATTTGACGCAACCGTGCGGGGCTGACGCACTACGGCACCGTTTGTTTTAGTGGCAATATCGAAGGTTGCTGAGGTGCCTGACACGTCCAGCACGGCACCGCCTTCGATATTCAGATCAAAAGCAGCTAAGGTAATCGAACCACCATTCAGCACGATACCGTCCGTGAGTTCGCGGCCCTGGTTATCAAGCGTGCGCGTCAGCATCAGGGCAAAACCGGGAGCCATAAGGCGCGCCGTATCATGAACCGTCAGCTTTCCAAGCGCACCATCAGTCGCACCGGCTGAAACATTTATACTGCCGCCGGGGGCCAAAAGGCTGCCGTAGATATCGACATTCAAGGCCGAGAGTCCCAGCGCACCGCCCGCTTGAGTAGACAAGGTACTACCTTCGCCCAACACGACCGTACTAATACCCGTAAGGTTGACGGTAATGCCCTTGCGCAAGGCCGGTATCCGCAGTTCCAGCGGCAAAGCCCCGATGGTTGTGATGTCGTAAATATCACTACCCGAAGGCGCGTAATAGGCCGGCAACACACCTTTTATCGGGTCACTGTCCGTCAGTTTCATAACGGCACTTGACGCCGCGATCTGCGTATCCTCGGCGATCGTCACACTTTTGCCGCTTAACGAGATAGAACCGAACCCGCTATTTTCAAAAAAAGAGGGCAGGAATTGCAAAGCTTGACGTGAACCGTCGGCGGCATCAGCAATTGTACCGCCAATCAGGATATCATCTCTCAAGGCTGACAGGCTGAATGCGCCGTTGCCGCCTAGCCCGTAAGCACGGGCATGTGACAACGCTCCCAGATCCAGTTCAGCGTTACTAAGCAGATCAGCCGAGACAATAAGGTCGCCGCCCTTACCGAGTTTGAGCTTGCCATTACGGTCCGCCCACCCGCCGCCAGAGGAATCAATGACCATTGTATCGGGCAGGATAAGATCGATATTGTCGACAGGTTCATCATAATCGGCATAGGTGGCGCTCAAGGTAATTTTACCGCCATTTATACGTGGCGATTTATCCAACGCTATGGGCTCGTCGATTTCGAAATCGCTGTACCAAGAACCGCGCGTATTCAGTGAACTGTTAGCACCAAATTCCAGACCTTGGGCGGCGAAGCTCAGATTCCCCCCCTCAGTACGCACCTTACCTAAAAACTGCATCCGGT encodes:
- a CDS encoding filamentous haemagglutinin family protein, translating into MSRIAASARTGLTGSRRLKASASLMVLALAASVSSASVSPALAAEPFANMVGIQAGRIIGTGPNAQVAQWTGANAPVIGTDVDGRALMTIQQTQAKALLDWEDFRLQTNEVLEFQQQSADWIAVNRVHGNQAAEINGEIRAIGKVFVLNDNGVLIGKDAKINTRTLVTGQGVSDVLIDGKTTTLVQSREKAILDWSDMSLQAGEVLKFQQQKSDWVALNRSHLTGGATQIKGDIKAGGHLLLVSREGLFVDGKIDAQQVIVSSLDIQDRNFLSYGIFAPYDGDRTAPSFSNGWNYVFEPNKGLRELLEAPPPASDPNDPLRYVTTVGTNGVISTGARGKVMLLGPNVTNKGTIKVFDEGQVILAAADNIYLTKGADNRTVNVFTGAHNGITGPRINVSYNYPGDPEAPWNNGGTITEDYKQLLTAVSGKPWLEFVRSVVGDAYQEGDILDYGKRNQLSTVVLGQRGGWEDMGGLIVKYLNNQQAVRTEAVGFHARNEGIISAKRGGSVDFRGWNLEQMGAIEMTSTAQFRGNMTFSPLMYDYREYPGNEMDGPAVMGHGSVIFGKGSLTQITPDLESTDTLPVSEGNQIVGNLTINAGRIHMQEDSVIYLPSGNMKVLLDTTNHVFWNNRGQSANLDNEDGARFLMERGATIDLSGWDTTLEMGFHQVKGKLYAAQLKDSPLQRDGVLYRQEISVDRRYGTNVADWESFDNLIQGTLAQFLSKGGTFTLDTDDDFIMKSGSVIDVSGGVTTYKDGYVYTTLLRRLDGSIIDIREADPDELYMGLANQWTVYDTKWGQQTTYNIPLMTATQGKFETSYQHGGEGGTIEILAPDVLLQGTLKGQTIAGRYQRGNLPKGGEFILNNAGESETEYVSNSILIAANEQILNANFGLYDKLSDTFGEFFGEEFDYATDEFGSKGRRSDNSTLVSDDFFNRSTMGSYLLTQKGRTDPDSIDFAPLPGFAVVVEEGVNLNLAEGASLSLTASNRMQFLGKVRTEGGNLSFAAQGLEFGANSSLNTRGSWYSDFEIDEPIALDKSPRINGGKITLSATYADYDEPVDNIDLILPDTMVIDSSGGGWADRNGKLKLGKGGDLIVSADLLSNAELDLGALSHARAYGLGGNGAFSLSALRDDILIGGTIADAADGSRQALQFLPSFFENSGFGSISLSGKSVTIAEDTQIAASSAVMKLTDSDPIKGVLPAYYAPSGSDIYDITTIGALPLELRIPALRKGITVNLTGISTVVLGEGSTLSTQAGGALGLSALNVDIYGSLLAPGGSINVSAGATDGALGKLTVHDTARLMAPGFALMLTRTLDNQGRELTDGIVLNGGSITLAAFDLNIEGGAVLDVSGTSATFDIATKTNGAVVRQPRTVASNGGSISISGTAMNINEATYIGKAGGEGARGGNFSIGFSSDYEARRDINPYVTPENAYEQIAWLFESGSITDVDGNTVSSLFGTDLSKIAWEALGLPDIQFSPGYTISNNEELVDILRAIDVAALGAAPVLVIGDNFADFPDQGAIAPVQVETGLVKLFEQLVGYEFISPVSRPTPVTRLSPGNIAAGGFSGLSLSASPGILFTGDLTLGGYKADGSHVFDQIDISAGRIMGTTGADVRINADIVTLGEAAVSGGTFNVALYDKALKGLGLEPVNSDTRLQIKAGNHLQAAAGSFYGYSDVTLASGGDIRLSAPTRPGLLVRPVGSISTPGNLNLKADQIYAVTGNDFTIEAGDTLTILKQDDGGKINASPYEAGAILSLKAPRINQGGTIRSPFGTINLIGINDGTPGANTVTLLPGSLTSVSADGKLIPYGFTSSGDTWIDPITGLELTSLPAKAVNLTANTLDLQQGAVLDVTGGGDLYAYEFVSGIGGSNDWLTGYRDADYNWVNDASEVFAVIPGYDADIAPVGIGNGNGPSIGEKVYLSGGSGLAAGYYTLLPARYALLPGAFRVTANHHYGAFNDMVLSENRALNDGSTIQAGYRYIPGTNGLPKYTDTRTNGFLVMPGETLRERSQYIETSANKFYVSEAFLKKALRTNRPVGEIPRIPLDGGSVVIDAGSQLILNATLKSAAAEGGRGGFADIKGQKIAVVGAATDRSLYGDYLILDSERLNSFGAESLLLGGVRKQGAINLEIDVGATDIVIDNKGSILFGPELLFASTGNIEVREGATVETRGKISGSSGDLRIRPGIAAFIDDMGTSWDWDDVQVHGEFDQGAVLRLSSSEQVDILRNITAIDALDALVADPAALTAINTQRLAKGLAPIVPAGNITVANGATLRSSQSLALDATSDTGLATGAVLSTKQISASASQISVGEVPSGTTGLVFSGGSLGALASADDILLRSYGSIDFHGGATLRASGGLTLDSRQINAVNAGGQTVTISGKSLTLTNANGGTATSTAGSANLLLEGDNIYFAGQNKWLSGFNDVTVAAKARVIGRDDGTLYLPGTLTLEAADITAESGARLFLDAQGAVAIKTNGNATLPTFETLGATLGITGASIINQGRIGLTGGTVSLRARDGNVTLTDASAINVTSNVSKIFDVEVGVGGGSVNLVSDRGNIDMASNAIIDVSGTVAGGDAGAVNVSAGLGQVSLAGQVKGSAGEGFRSGAFSQISLNLADFVALNTRLDQGGFLQSRRFEVNNGDVNITGSVKAQDFAVIANDGDILVSGTVQTLGDSGGRIQLSAAENVVLASGGKLLARANSTAGAGGTVFLETVGKNGGVVNLMAGSLIDVSGTGEGGRTIRLRAPQLMGGDLGIGQVAGSITGARSVIAEGFKVYNDVGIIDQSVIDTVSADAVNFMANASTIQARLGSGVTVTPGIELRSNGDMELVKDWDLHTLRFGSEQSAGVLTLRAKGDLLINANLSDGFDGSTADASLIGGNAWTFNLTAGANTTSPNSLAVLPTGQLEDGKGSIIVGGTADTTEFYRIQITSGPLSGTVEHRLYQKNADGNFLRDPNEYNPYYGFLELERDAATGLYIDPDTGALIQKDPVTGDYVDTARYGRRPLPVIANGEGGYNPPTIFMQPLYSYEQDARYGNPRNVQWDNSTGYLVRTGTGGLNLASGRDLVLKYRPSVIYTAGESAADIADFQAPTRLPTWADGDEWEGMKGYYTQGGGDIFVRTQGDIIGSASNQLPTAWLWRYGKTEANGDFTSGGNTNLGRDREQLTWFVRFDKYQAGIGALGGGNIDIEASGNITNLTVNIPNTGRVSGGYQDKARALHLTGGGDLSLRAGGNIGTGNFYVADGLAQITAGGAFTSTHQLVASRQRGYEGHQLRSYDIYTMLFTSSGQFELQSGGDLNLDIVADPFNMKAATDNIFGGGGTYGAENTMIRIGDSRNAENFAPSFVSYTPDARIDLFSAGGDVKIWNNYGNTQILNKNGGYVLPLHVYNYNGNDSLFSSVAAMWPGTVSAVAAAGNVEIKGGMYMAPSPTGNLDILARENVFFGQGTQVNDPFAFLNQDAQNYFPGYTGIYMSQSRRELMPDALNIRASYGDIVGVDFLTTAGYKPINEGYGYNLFSEDYLPDLHIGDTNPVRIYAAEGDVVTTGQINVPKSMWVQAGRHIYFPYYTVQHNNLNDMSLVRAGDGLYFSGDGYLSVYGPGRLEIETGRDFWIPSNGKGITSNGVAFGDSNIYDNVAGELWHPGEKTADIAIATGYNQTPDYAGFEDDYLNLELIAQIEGYLKTDAGDGRELPVYLFDRIYARGNGSKAVLVSPELAKGFVNYMRSLSNLPPLETAVEQTEYLNTAWEAWLALPAWQATPFDALVPRMTAAQATSKGAKPEFYLPEQREGLVNYVRRLQGLDPLATQTEQLAYLDTAWSYWNTLTTDYKTPLYRNIFYMELRTTGREANETENDRYNTTFRGYNAIASLFPGAQKPEGEALTAGESRWTGDFETYASRIISNGGGKVEFMIPGGAFKLANAAASPGEVGQPVPDWSGNMGRGDALRSGVITQDGGEINIFSRMSVTVNESRVLTTKGGNVLIWSSYGDIAAGKGAKTSITPQFYDYSLNDWFHMNRVPAGLPTGAGIGTLATQDGVSPADVDLIAPNGIVDAGDAGLRVSGNFNVFAVQILGTDNIDVAGISTGLPVPPAAPPTSIDIDISSANDLVKKSLEDAIQQVQKDKSIVPPSLIEVKVTGYDDDETCGTEENPCPKVEPDAPSSPAAIRAPLQEEYKVKVAYTEPKVEFKIAPQMLDEAVRAIGEASGFNILYDSAILKQRMAPALRGRMTVAEALEKLLYNQGLTAVRVGPRTLMLKKLHS